The DNA window GATGCTCGGGGGAGTCAGACGAGAGCtgttggaagagagagagaggctgaacagtgttggggaaaaaagtgaagcacagagatggggggaggggagagactgcaggctggggaaggaggcctgcctcagtttcctcatttctcaACATGGGAATCGTAACAGCACCCTCCTTCCTAGGTTTGTGAGGATTAAGTTAATACACATAAAGCATTTAGAATCATGCCTGGCACGTGGTACATGTTTAGTAAGAGCTCTTATCTGTGTCAGGAAAAAGTGGGAACAGAAAGTCAGAGAAGTCGATTGTGGAAAAATTGGGGAAGACCTAGATGACTGGTTAAGAGCTTGGATTACAAGTTTTTGAGTAGGAGCTTGATAGGCCTTCAGAAAGAAGACGTGGTGGGCAAGAGCCATGGGCAGGGTTTTAGGCACAAGGACGTTGGTTCCAGCTCCTCCTTTAAGTAATGTGACCACTGCGAACCAATGCCATGACTCCGCTAGAGGTCTGTTGGCTACTGTCTGAGGCGCCTTCGAAATTCTACACTGCAAAGTGATGCATCCCGGAAAGAGAAGGCTGTGGTTGCTCGGGGAATGCCCGGGTAATGAGGGGCCAGAGGAAGGGAGACATCACAGAAGATTCTGGGGTTTGAGCCAGGATGGGGAAGTCAAGATGACGAATGGCTTTCAAAGAAGGATGACCTTAGTCTGGACATACTGAGTTTACGATGAGAATAACATAGCTGGATGGCAATAAGTGTCCAGGAGATGGTCAGAGATGTGGGTCTTGTTTCTGGGAACCATTTGCAGGGCAATAGTcggaagccatgagaaaggatgCCACCAACTCTTCAATGTGACTCTGTGTGATCTGCCTCTGAGGTCCTATGGCCCAGTGTGTGATCTTGGTGGCTGGGAGAAATGTTGGCAAAAAGAAAGGATGGTGAAAGTGAATGCTCGAATccacagaaatggaaatgtgtgGCTGCCCCTTAGGAGTGTGGGGACTGGTGCAAAGAGAGACTTGAAGGAAACAGTCCCAGGAGATCCTGATTGGAGAGCTGCTGTCGGTGGAAGGTTGCAGCGTTGTCCCTCGTCTCTGCATCAGGTCtaggccctggccctggccctggccggAGGCCACCGCACTTCAGGTTGCCCAGGCTGCTGCTGTGAGTTTTTTCTCAGAtcttgcccccgccccccacgccgTCTCTCCCTTCAGGGGGCCTCTGACAACCTGAAAAGTCATCCCAGCCATCTTGTCACTGCCCGGCTGTCACTCATTCCTTAAAGTTTAAATGGGTGCCTCGCTTaagtttaaaaatctgttgtattttaaGTGTGTCAAGCCAAAAATGTTGGCTTTGAAATCGCATTGCAGTAGGTTGCATTTCATTCAGTCCTGTAATTAGGAGCCAAGACCTAGGGGCTGACATGAATGTTTGTGATACCTCAAATAAATCAGTGGCTCTGGGTTCCCTGGGGAGGCCTGAGGTGTTGGGCAAGCAGGCCGCAATGGAGACGGAGTTTAGAGAAAATGCactggtggtggcggtggtatTAGCAAGTAGCCACAGATTTCCAAAGCAATTGGCAAGAGAACTCCTGAGATCAAAAATGGCTAAGTCCTTGGAGGCACTAGGACAAGATCCATTCTATAACCTTTCCAAGATAGGAGATTTTCAAGGGTCTAGTGCCAATGGGAAATCTTGGCTATATGGGGCAACTAACACGTTCAGTCAACCATCAGTGGTTAAGCAACGAGCTCAGGTGCGGAGGCTGGGATAGCTGGGGGTGCCTGCGGTAAGGAGCATTTCATGTCCAATGCCCTTGTCAGAGGACTGAATATtgggaagaagaaatggagaataaTAGGAAACGGGCCTTGGTTTATGCAAACGTAGATGGGAATTCAAGCTTGTGGGGACTCTAGACCAAAGTCCACTCCTGATCAAAtgcatattttccttttccttccaatCCTTTCTGCAGGTACCATACTTTAAGAGCCAACCTCTCTGGACTCGGGGCCCAGGCCCCTTTCCTGGGTCTTGTTGCTTTTTCACTCCGCAGACTAATCCTAAACTCATGTCTTTTCCTTGAAAATGTCACACTAATTGCAGAGATTAAGTTCCAcatatgcccctcccccagattcTCACCCTCCTCCAATTCCCCCAAGGGTGAGGCTTTGCCTGTCTCGCTTCCCACATGTTTTTCCACCCAAGCTTTTTTCAAGCTTTGTTAGTTCTTAGCTGAGTCTAGTTTAGTCCTGGGgaccatttttaatttcagttcctCCAGGCAGTAGGCCAAATGACCTATTCAAGGCTGATTAAGAGTCGCTGACCTAGGCACAGCATGTTCTGGGAGGTGAAGGATATTTCTGGATGGTTCTAAAACAAATCCTTTTCCTCTTGTCCCTGACCGTAGGATAACCCATCGAGTCCATGGTTGGACATAGAGCGTGGAATAGAGGAAAGCGGATCAGGTGACGGTTTCAAATCATTTGTAGAATCCTGGTCAAATCAACtaccttctgggcctcagtttccttctttgtaaaatgaTCTTGAAGGCCCCCTTCAGCTCTGAAAGTCTATGGTCAATTGTTTCAGGACAGCCTTGGAAATCTGAAGCACTTCCAAGGCCTTCCCTCCTGTCATTTGCAGTCTAGAAAGTCGGCTTTCCAGGGTCTAGGTCTGTCTTAACAGTAGATCTAAGCGTCTGGTTGGACTTGGATCTGCTTCAAATTTCCAGGAGCCACAAAGCATAATGTGTGTAATCCTTTAAGACCTAGACCCTCACTCtcccagagcagagctgggaacAGACCACTCTCTGAGGGACACATGAGGAGGAAGTACACGCCTGGGGTTTCCCTATTATGTGGAGGGGACATGGGCTTGGGATTCTAAATAGGAAACTTCTGGGAAATACTgggtggaggctgggggctgAAATGGGGGCGGCCAGGGGAATTACAGACTGCTAAAGGCAGAGACTGAGCTTCGGAGTCATTGGCCTGGAGCATGAAGGACAAACTGATGGTCCCAGGCCAGGGAGGCCAGCTCTGAGCTAGTGCACCCCTGGCTCATGGTGCACACAGGCAGCAAGACGGTCCCCTGCCCCAGCTGTTCCAGTCCCATAGCAGCTCCTGTAGTTTTCCTTGGCTCAGAAAAGCAGAGGCGTCCCCTGAGCCCTGGCCCCCCTCTACCGCAAAGCAACTGGCTTCCATTACCCCTGACAGCTCCAGAGCAACAGCCCAGCCCCCGGCCCCAGGCTGGCTCCGTGCCGTTCCCTTTTATGGTGAAACCGAGGGAAAGCAAGCAGTGAGGGGGGAGTAGGATCTCCCTGGGGCAGAAGGCTGTACAGCTCCAGTGTCTCTCCCCTCACCAGAGACCCTCAGACATCTACCCACAGTTTTCTTGCTCCCCAGTCACCCACTCTGCTCAGAACCCACAACCCCCTGGCTCGTCCCAgccctttccccccttccccctccctcacaTCCGGGGGGTGATTTCCCACTTGGCTCAAGTCCCACGGTTTAGGTTTTGATTCCGGGAGGGTCCGCCCTATTTCCGACGCCCACCTCCGGGGGTGGGTGGAGGCAACGAGCCCAAGTTAGGGAGGCACCGGTCAGATCACAGGCAGAACCCTTCCACTTGACGGCTGTGGGGCAAAAAGGCGGGCGCCGAGCAGAGGAGCCCCCGGCCGCCCCAGCTCTCTCCCCATTCTGTACCGCCTCTCACCCCCCTTTCCGCTGCCGGGGCCAGGGAGGGGaccctgagggcagggcccaaAGGAAGCACCTGGCTGGGCCGAGCCGGGAAGCGGAGGGTGGGCAGCAGCGCGCGGGGCCAGGGCAGGAAAGGGGGTCGGAATCTAGGGGTCCGGCCGAGCCTCTCACCCGGCCACGCCGCCGCACCCTCGCCCTAGCCCGCCGCCCGGCTCCCGGGAGGCCACCACGGCGCTGCTTGGTCCCCGGCCGCGCCAGCGGCGGCCAGCTGTGGCCAGCTGCGTCCCGCCGGCCCCAGGCGCGCGTCCGCGGCTCGCCCGCCCCCTACGGCTGGCCTTCCCTCCGCAGCCCCGCCCGAGACCCCGCCCCTTGCGATGCGCCGCGGGGAGCAGGCGAGACGGCGGGGCTAGAGAGCCCGTTCCGACCAAGCGGCACGGCCGGAAGTGCCTGGTTTGGGCTTGCGCTCGCGCTACCAACTTCCGGGCTGGGACTCCTACCTCCGGCTAGTACGCAGACGGCAGCACCCGGAGCCCAGCTGATCAGGTGAGAGGCACGCAAGCGCGCTCCTCGGGGCTTCGGCGGTGGCTGGTCCTGGGGGCGAGGACGGGTCCCGGCCTGGGCGAGGAGTGTGCGGGCCGCAGGCTCAGGCCCCCCTCTTCTCCGCAGGATGATCACAGACGTGCAGCTCGCCATCTTCGCCAACATGCTGGGCGTGTCGCTCTTCCTGCTTGTCGTTCTCTATCACTACGTGGCCGTCAACAATCCCAAGAAGCAGGAATGAAAGTGGCGCTTTCTCCGCCCCAGGTAACGGTCCGGGGCTTAGCGCCCAGCCCCCGGAGAGTGGAGTGGCGAGGCCGCGCCAGGCTCTGCAGGGTTCGAAACTTCAAATCAGAAAGTGTCGGGCCAACCATGGTACAGTCCAGAACTGAGCCCCTTTATCCACACACAGTAGGGAGAGCCTTGCAgtgccctgccctctcccccttaAACTGCTCCCTGCTAGAATGGGGTGAGTTTCCTAATTCTCCTCAGCCCCTGTCTTCATGGTACCCCGATGCCCAAGTTGGGGGTTTGGCTACAAGGAGGCACTGACACCGGTAGGAATAAAGGTACTGAGGATGCCATCCAAGTATGAGGATTTGGGCTCTTCACTTAAGTAGTCCTCACTTCTCTAAGGTTGTTTAGACTTTTATTTAGGCAGAATTTGTGCGTGtgcatctttgtgtgtgtgtgtgtgtgtgtgtgtgtgtgtggttgtaaAGATGTAGAATTCTATTTCCGTATTCTGGGGCAAGGGGCACTGAGTTAGCAGTTGGCTACTGTAGACCCAAGTCCTAGgggaaggcgggggtgggggaaccTTAAGTGTGGGTCAAAAATGTAAAGGGGGGGACAGGGTGGATGAGAGTTGATGCCTGAAGGATTTCCCCAGACGAAAGCTGCAGCATTTTCCTTACCTCGGgtctttccccctcttttctaGGGTTCCAGGACATAGTCTGAGGCAAGATGGAGGGTGTGAGGGGCCTTCACACTTCACTTCATCCCTCTACCCATCACAACATACAAATCAACTACACCTGGATTTTTCCAAACAACTTTTATTTCCTCAAAGTCTTCCTTAACCCTATGGAACAAGAAGCTGCCACTGAGTAGGGCCCAGTATAGGGGTTTCTTTTCTACTCCCTCCCcccaatataaaaatatagatatatttttttgtgGTCCCAAAATCTTGTGctgtggagggagggatggggtagcAGGTTCCTGCTTTGTCCTGTCTCAAGGTGGTGCTCTGGATGCCTCAGAACAGTGTGGCTGGCATTCCAAGGAGCTATGGTTGTCACATGGAATCAACAGCTGAGGGAGGGGACTAGCACATTTCTCACTGTGTTCCCATCTTGGGGCTATATACTGGGCATGAAGGTTGAGGCGTCAGACCCGGGGAGAGACAGTGAGTGGGGGAGATTTAGGGACAAAACAAACCTCAGGTTGGCCCAAGGGCCCCCCGCTGTAACAAATCCGGGACTGGGAGTCAGATAGACTACAGGAAATAGGAGAAAAGGCAGGGGCAGAGCGGGGCCGTGGGGGCCCGGCCTGAGGCAGCCTgcaacagagaagagagaggaatcaGGGTTGTGAAAACTCTGCCCCTCTTCTGGTCTGTTCgccaggggctgggagatggGAGAGGTGAGATGGGTAAGGATAGAGGGGTTGAGCGCTGCATAGTGGGCTGATGCTGGAACAAGCCAGCTCCTAGGCCTTAGGCCCTAACAAGAAGTTGTTTTCTTGTCCCTTTGGAGGGAAGACTGAGGCCatcatgggaaaaaaatcagggaCAAGATTCTTAATGAAAGTACCTTTAGTCTTTTGGGGTCAGAGGGAGTAGGGAAGGGAGAAAATTTCTGATCCTGAATGGCAGAAATGGGAATGAAGGGCTAGAAGTGAGGTGGGGTGAGGGACTGGACCCGGGTGCTCACCCTGGTGCAGAGTGGGGTCCCGGCTCCGGCTCACTGCTTTCCCTGGTCCGGGCTATAGGGGATGTGGGGCCGGAAGAGCCGCTCATCCCTCTGCAAGTCGGCGGTGAGCCCCGGCCCAACCTGGGCCTAGCCTGTATGGATAGGGGGTGGGCTAAGAGGCTGGATTCTTCCATGAACTGTTTTGCTTCTGGGTTTGCTTCTAGAGTTTCCATACGTAAGAATGTAGTATAGAGGTCAGCATGGGTATTGGGACCTTGAATTTCTTGGCACTGTCCCTGGCTGAGAAGGTAAGGCAGGATCATAGCTAGAGAATTCTTGGGTTCAGTCTATGACTTCAAGTCTTACTGAACCAGGGGAGGCAGAAGGATCCAGCATTTAACCTCCATGGTTATATCATGTCTAACATCTAGCTAACTAGAGAAGCAGTGTATGGAACGTGGTTGCAGAATCCGTAGCTCTCCCTCAGAGCCTTCTGTGCCTCAGCCCCTGTCAGAGCAGCTTAGGTTTCACCCATCCAGTCTCTGCCTGTACCTAGTTTCAGCCAACTTAGCATGGGGATCTGGACTGAACTGGAGTTGGTGGCACAGCTGTTCTGAGGAGCAGCAACCAGATTGTGTTACCTGGGGAATCCGGGACCCCTCCTGGCGGGAACTCTCCTCGGGCAGGTCtgggcagaaagagaggagaagctAAGGGCAGGGGCAGGCAAAGCCAAAGCTAGCAGGCTGAGGTCAGGGTATATCTGGCAGGGACATGGGTTGGAAGCAAGCAAGGACCTAGCTGAAGGGACTGGGGGCACCGGACAGACAGAGGCACTCAGGCACGAGAGGAGCTTTCCGATATGGTTGAGGGGAGAAGTTGTAAAGCAGTGCTGAGCATTTTCCCTCCCACTACCCAGATGAACAATGCCTTGCTGGGCTCTGCCAGAGTTGttttgctgggggctggggaagacCCAAAACTTACCTGCAATCGTGTCCTGATACAGGGGATCCGAGGTCCTAGCAGCCCTTTCCCAATCACCATGACAGCCTCTGGCTTGTCCCCTGAGGACAGGAGTGAGCAGCTGCTCCCTAGGAAACAAAGGAAACATATCAGGGTAGGCGACCATGGAGAGGAAGAGGTAACTTCCTCTAGATCAGGTTTGCTCAGTATTGGcaatattgacattttgggctggataattctttgttgtggggggctgtctTGTGCACTGTAGAATGTTACGCAGCAttcttggcctctacccactagatagCATTTCTTCCCCAACCCTGTCCCCACTGTAACAACCAGAAATGTCTTCAGACCTTGCCACACGTTCCCTAGTGGGCAAAATGGCCCCTGGTTGAGAAGCACGGCATGCTCTAGTCTGGTCCCAGTGCTGGAATAGCAACTTGGATCTTGAATCAGAGTCCACCAAACTGAACCACTCTGAATTTACAGACCTTAGAGCCTATCCCATCCAAATGAGTAAGTGTTTAAGGATCAAGTCAGTACCCAAGACTGGTGGATTGAGGGCTGCCCATTGAAGAGAGTTGATAGGTTGGGAGTTACAAGCTCTGAGGGCGTTACACGATGTTGGACTGGAGTCTTACGACTCCTTCCCATTCAGTCCTTTACACCGCTGGGGGTATCACTTAGAAGGAGAGCAGGTGGCCTAGGTTTTATGTGGAAGACGTGGTTACACTGCATTTGCCATGACGACAGGTGAAAGACCTCTgccttttttcattcagttttgtCTAATGTTGCCCAGCTCGTGGAGTCAGGAAGCTCCAAGTAGCAGGTACTTGGGTTGttcaactttaaaaatgaggattaagtgaggtaATGTGCTTAGAGCAGTGCCTGCCACACAGCAGACACTCAGGAACTGGGAACTATTATTTTATCATACAAAGATGATTTCCAGCTTCCTGTTGAAGGGCATAGGTGCTTTAGGGATTTAGGACCATCCAGGAGGGTAGCTGATGCCCCTGGTGTGTGGAGGGCTGCATTACATCCAGTCAAGAGAGAAGGCCAGGTCAGGTGgcaagggagtgggagggacTGCTTTAAGCCTAGTAGAGAGACTGGTCTATACCCTCCGtggtaaggaaggaaggaggctggcCAACCCAGATTTCGCTGGCAGTGGGTACAGACCTGATACGCTGAGTGCGCTGGGCAGCAGACAGGGGCCCATGCTGTGTGAGGAGGCGGGGCTAGAACTAGCAGGATTTGGGGATGGGGCCAGGCTGCTTGAAGTAGGGCGATGGGTCAGTGGCTGCTGCCGCCGTCTCCTGTCCTGGCTTCGGGGCTCTGAGCGGAAGGGACATAGGAGATAAAAGGGCAAAATAAGCGAGGCCCTGGCACTGCACTGCCTCGCCGGCGCCCCCTGCTCAGAAGGTGCCGGCTCTCAAGCTTGTCATCACACCAGCATCCCCTTCAGAAGTAAATCTCACGTGGGTAGAAAGACCTCTGCCGTTTATTCCAGTTGTCCAGGCCACAGCCAGCCCTCATCCACCTGTCTGTGGCCAACCAACCTGCTCACTCCCCGGTTCATTTCTGAACAGTTCGGTTCTCTTCAGGCACAGAAGTTACTGAGCTTGACTTCCGCAACACGGCTCCCCTGGGTTCTCCTACCTCTAACCGTCCCTCTTCGTTTGCTCTTCCTGCCACCAAATACCAGTGCTcaccgtgccccccccccccaatctattCTTGGTCTCCTTCTGCTCTGTACCCTCTAAACTCTCAAGCTGCTTTCTGGCTCTTTCCCCGGAACTGCAGGTCAGCGGTCCACTGGCATTTCTACCTGGTAGTCTCTCATGACCCCGGCAAAACTCATCTTCTCCCATCCTGCCTTTTGTTCTCCTTATCTTGGTGAAAAATGGGCTAGAAACCTTGTTTCAGCTTGTGACTCCTCGCTTACATTTTGGTTTGTGTTTAACCAAATCGGGAACACACTGCCCCTGCCTTTGCTTGGATTCGCCTCCATTCTCCCTCGCCATGGCCCCTGTCCAGATAcaggtctttctctctcttaccaggcttttgaaaaaaaattccctgcTGGTCGCCCTAGCTTGAATCTCTTCCCTTTTACAATCCATCTTTCACAGTGGTTCCGGAAATTATTCCAAAACCTAAACCTGATCAAAAATCATTTGGTTCAGGCCAGGGGGAGATAATTGAAggtcttttaaaagataaatctcAACTTTTTAATGTGGCCTTCGGAGCTCCACCCACTGTGGTTCCAGTCTGCCCATCCTTGGTAGGACGCTGACTCGATCCTTCATGCCCTCTGCCATAGCCCCTGCGGCCGCTAGCCCTGTGTTTCTCTGCAACGTCCGTTTCCTCTTCTAGTCTAACTTTCATGTCCCATCTCAGATGTCACCTTGGCGAAGCCTCCTTGACCATCACAGGTGGAACTGACTGTTCCCCTTCCCTCATTGTTCTTTGTTCACTTGGCTACTGTTTATGGGTTTTGTCTCCTTTATGAAATAAGTTAGTACAGGTAAAGTATTTAcgatagtgcctggcacataatattCAGGAAATCTTAACTAGTATTCTACTTGAAACTTGAATCTCTTGAGGATAGAGACTTTGTCTTTTCCAGTCTATATATCCCAGTGCCTACAAAATTCTGCCTAGAAAACCAGAGACTTTAGTAGAGGTTTCGTTTTCCTGGAGAGCAGACACCCACTATAGACCATGGGCTGCCTcagtaatctctctgagcctAAGGACATAGGCTTACACCCTGGGTGGCGGCTCGCTCTCTGGTCCACTCCTCGTGCCTAAAGCCTCACTGCTACGAGTTCTGAGAGCTGACAGTGGCTGCACTGGGTAGGGAGGCTTTCGGGTTTGGCAGGTCCTTCCTTGTCACAGAGGGACAGCAGGTGCCAACATACTCTCAGACCAAATGGGCTGTTAACCTTCATTGAGCTGAATTCAGTGGCGGTCCCAGGATGCCAGTGGCCCCTAACAAAGCAACATGTATTAGATGGAAAGCACCTCTAATTCAGGAAGTAGGTGACAATTAACTTGTCCAGCTCTACTGAGCATCAGCTAGCAGTGACAGGCTACTTTTGGAAGTCccaaaccagatttttaaaaattgatacttATATGaataaggaatagaaaaaagggagagatttCAGGACAGAAGGTACTTTAGCTTTGAGAAGTTTGTTGAGAGGCTGGGTACCGGCTACAGCCAAGAGTCAAAAATAACCAGACCTGTCAACTATACgtcaataaacaacaacaacaacaacaaccagacCGTAGGGACCTAGTAAGAGGTGACACAGCACTAAAAGACAACAGAAGTCAGAGACTCATGGACACAGTCAAATAACCCGAGTGTTACCCACCACCAGTGACTTAGAAATACTGTAGAACCCAGACCTGGGTAATTCTGTGGTAAAACAGTGATATCAGGATGATGGCCAAATGTCAGTGCATAATAGGCAGAAATGAACCTGAATGTGATCAAGGATGGAAATAGTTTCTAGAGGATCTGAGGAATACCTATACACAAGGGTATGCTGAAATCATGTTAAAGGATGGAACCTCACCCACCCCAGGAAAGGTAAGAAAGAGCAAGTAAGAAAGCGAATGAAAGCCTTTGGGACATTTGGAGGTTGTAGCAAGAACTGAGAAGCATTCAGGAGAGTATGAAGCAAAACAGGCATAGGATGTGGAAACTGTCAGTGTGAAGGTAGGTATTCTGGGAGAGAGACTATGGATACAACTCAAGAATCCTGCCCTGATGAGAGCTGAAGGATGGGAGACCAGTCTGGTTTAGGAGAGAGGCCTAATATGGAAAGGGTTAGGCATTTAAAGATAGCACTTTAACTCTCACTTAGACGGTTTTAAAACCTGGCCAGGCCTGCCTGTTAGCTTGGCAGGGTGAGCACACAGCCCAGCTTCTCATGTTTTGACTTCTGGCCCCTGGTATATAATCCAGGCCTACTCAGTCCCCACTGAGACGATTTAAGGGAGGAGCCCCAGCTCTGTTATTTCTTGGTTCTAAGCTATAGAGGCAGTGGCTTAAGGCTGAGTGCAGAGTGATACGTGAATCAGCTTTGCTTCCAGAAGCAGGGAGACTGTATTTTTATGGTCATCAGCTGGAGACTGCATTTGGGGAGTGGTAGGATTTCCTGGGGCGAGGGTCTGAGGTAGAGGCGGCCGGCCCGCACCAGTGCAGGAGTCAATGGATATTCTAAAGGTCTCATGACTTCAAGGAGCAGTTATCTGACTTGGGCCTGGGTCTGGCATCATCCGCCCGAGACCTCTTTCGAACTGTCCCTCCGTGCAGCACCCTAGATCTTACTGAGTCGTTGGCATGATCGCAGACCTCACTGATGCCCCCTTAAGGGTAGAAAGGTGAGACCAGCATTGATCGGGCTCCCCACTTCGTGCcttgtattcattcaacaagtatttgctgaTGATTTAATAAGTGCTAGGTGCCAAGGGAACAAATGGATGTGGTAGGAGACCTGTCGTGCCCTCAAATAAGCTTTAATCTGCCCTTCACCACGAAACTTATTTGCAGCAGTAAAAGTGAAAGGGTGGTGCTGGAGCCATTCTTCCTGTGTCCTCTGCCTCGCTTTCCAGAGGCGCCTCCACTTACCATGGGGCTTGAGCTGCTCGCAGCCTGTCGGCTGAACCACAGCACGGCAGAGGCCAGGATAGAGTTCTAGGAGCCGCAGGTGGAAGggccagagctgggagggaggacagTGGCGGTGGAAGGATGCCGGCTGACAGGCTCCACTTTGACACAGCCTCTTGTCTTTTACCGCAGGGGCCCGCCAGATGGGCCAGGTTCCGTTACGGAGAGAGACGTGCCCGAgtccagggctgggaggaagcaCGTAGGGTGCACAGCGTGAGGAGGCCTCGGCCTGACCCTGAGCCCTGGGTGCCCACTGGCCTCACCTTAGCCCCTATGCCCTGCAGACTGACAGGAGAAGCGGGTGACTTATCCACTCTCCCGCAGCAGGCCTGCCTTCAAGCTGTATTTGCACCTCCTTTTGCACGAGCATCTTGCAGGCGTTGGGCTTCCCTGACTCAGTCGTGGACTAGCTATTTCCATGAGCTCGCCCTCCTCGGCAGCAAGGGCGGCTGCTAGTGCCGTGTGCGCTTCTGCGCCTGCTGGATTGGAGCCTGACCGCAGAGCCGGGAAGGTGCTGCTCAGGACCTGTTTTGCAGCTGGGGGAACCAGGTAAAGCAGCTCCCGGCACTGCGGTGGTGGGGTCAGGGCTTCCTCGGACGCTCTTGCAGCCTTCTGTCCCAGGAACATTCGCCTTCACCCCTGAGTTGCTTTACACGGCCTTCTGAAATGTCACCCTCCAGTCTTGAGGACAGAACCTGCCAGACTGGTTCCCTGAACCTCTGCTTTGAGCTTCTGGCTGGCTGCCTGGATCTTTTCTCAAGTATTCTGGATAGCACAATCTCATGCTGTTTTAGCCAATAAAGGATAGTCGTGAATTAAATGTATAGTTAAGTGTGATATGATTTTTATACAGTAGTGGGAAATTTCTCATAAATTTACAAGTCAGGAGAAAATCCTTTGTCAAATCACAGTCTCGGTTTTGGGTTTGGAAAGTATAGCTGCTTTACAGT is part of the Ursus arctos isolate Adak ecotype North America unplaced genomic scaffold, UrsArc2.0 scaffold_8, whole genome shotgun sequence genome and encodes:
- the OST4 gene encoding dolichyl-diphosphooligosaccharide--protein glycosyltransferase subunit 4, with amino-acid sequence MITDVQLAIFANMLGVSLFLLVVLYHYVAVNNPKKQE